In Aminobacterium sp. MB27-C1, a single genomic region encodes these proteins:
- a CDS encoding phenylalanine--tRNA ligase beta subunit-related protein translates to MITLTDSFRRRFPQSYVGFLILKGVTNASCHDCLDKIRVDLEENLRKKYGNMSRSELRNQPILDVYDAYFKSFGQNYPVLYQIESIASKGKNIPIVNCLVTAMFMAELKNMLLTAGHDLDKIDFPINVDIGNGDICYTLMNEKEKVACDNDMLMCDDTGVISSVIYGPDKRTSISTETKNVLFTVYAPKGIDKENTLVHLNDIKNNVLLFSPRSIVELLTIYP, encoded by the coding sequence ATGATTACATTAACAGACTCATTCCGGAGAAGGTTTCCTCAATCTTATGTTGGCTTTTTGATTCTTAAGGGAGTAACAAATGCCTCATGCCATGATTGTCTTGACAAGATACGAGTGGACCTCGAAGAAAACTTACGAAAAAAATACGGTAATATGTCTCGGTCAGAACTGCGAAACCAGCCTATTCTCGATGTTTACGACGCATATTTTAAGTCATTCGGTCAAAATTATCCGGTGCTCTATCAAATTGAGTCGATTGCTTCAAAAGGAAAAAACATTCCTATTGTTAATTGTCTTGTTACAGCTATGTTTATGGCAGAACTAAAAAATATGTTGCTCACTGCAGGTCATGATCTTGATAAAATTGACTTCCCAATAAACGTTGATATTGGAAATGGAGACATTTGCTATACATTGATGAATGAAAAAGAGAAAGTTGCCTGTGATAATGATATGCTCATGTGTGACGATACAGGCGTTATTTCTAGCGTTATTTATGGACCAGATAAGCGCACTTCTATTTCTACAGAAACGAAAAATGTTCTCTTTACAGTTTATGCACCCAAAGGTATAGATAAGGAAAACACCTTAGTCCATCTCAACGACATAAAAAATAATGTTCTTCTCTTTTCTCCTCGCTCTATTGTCGAATTGTTAACTATATATCCTTAA
- a CDS encoding cupin domain-containing protein: MSQRTFEKGKKFEAEKMVEVQDGAIVSRTLVDHPTGTVTLFAFDKGQALSEHTAPYDALVEIISGKVEISLNGVSQILEQGEWLIMPAEIPHGLRAVESFKMALVMIRS, encoded by the coding sequence ATGAGTCAGAGAACGTTTGAAAAGGGAAAAAAGTTTGAAGCAGAAAAAATGGTTGAAGTTCAAGATGGAGCTATTGTGAGCCGAACTCTTGTAGATCACCCTACTGGTACGGTAACACTCTTTGCCTTTGATAAAGGTCAGGCTCTCAGTGAACATACAGCTCCTTACGATGCTTTAGTAGAAATTATTTCGGGGAAAGTAGAGATAAGCCTTAATGGAGTATCACAAATTCTTGAACAAGGTGAATGGCTTATTATGCCGGCAGAGATCCCTCATGGTTTAAGGGCTGTTGAGAGCTTTAAAATGGCTCTTGTAATGATTCGTTCATAA
- a CDS encoding ABC transporter permease: MLSVFETAKISFRSLRANKTRSALTMLGIVIGVMAVIIMFAVGSGANKEIAARFSSLGSNMIIVRPETSAVGGSRSYTAYTLTIGDADAIRTECSAVSYVAPYYGGSFQSVYGNENYPARIIGTTSDYLFVRDWTLASGRTFTEQDVRSATKVCIIGQTIVDNLFITEDPIGKIIRLKGVPMVVIGVIDKIGESAMGRDEDDVVLVPITTVQRRLVSPPKMGMTSSISVKALSSQHLEVAQEQIEALLAQRHRIRPGEENDFTVRNLAQMVENAKSATRVMSLLLTAVAGVSLLVGGIGIMNIMLVSVTERTREIGIRMAIGAKRTDIRLQFLVEALTLSLLGGVSGIILGIAGAQALSKILGWTVDISILSIVLSFGFSGCVGIFFGFYPAYKASLLNPIEALRYE, encoded by the coding sequence ATGTTAAGCGTATTTGAAACAGCAAAAATTTCCTTTCGTTCTCTTCGAGCTAATAAGACCAGATCTGCATTAACAATGCTGGGTATTGTTATTGGCGTTATGGCCGTGATAATTATGTTTGCTGTAGGGAGTGGGGCCAACAAGGAGATAGCGGCTCGTTTTTCAAGTTTGGGAAGCAATATGATAATTGTTCGTCCTGAAACAAGTGCAGTAGGAGGGTCTCGAAGTTACACTGCATATACTTTAACGATAGGTGATGCAGATGCAATTCGAACTGAATGTAGTGCTGTTTCATATGTTGCTCCATACTACGGCGGAAGTTTTCAGTCGGTTTATGGCAATGAAAATTATCCAGCGAGGATTATAGGTACAACGTCGGATTACCTCTTCGTTAGGGATTGGACTCTCGCTTCTGGAAGAACTTTTACAGAGCAAGATGTACGGAGTGCAACGAAAGTATGTATTATCGGGCAGACAATTGTCGATAATCTTTTTATTACAGAAGATCCCATCGGGAAAATCATTCGTTTGAAAGGGGTTCCCATGGTTGTTATTGGTGTTATAGATAAAATAGGTGAAAGTGCAATGGGACGAGACGAAGATGATGTTGTTCTTGTTCCCATAACAACGGTACAAAGAAGATTGGTGAGTCCACCTAAAATGGGGATGACATCATCTATTTCTGTGAAAGCTCTATCTAGTCAACACTTAGAGGTTGCACAAGAGCAGATAGAAGCTCTTTTAGCTCAGCGACATCGTATAAGACCAGGAGAGGAAAATGATTTCACAGTTCGAAATTTGGCGCAAATGGTTGAAAATGCAAAGAGTGCAACACGAGTAATGAGCTTACTTCTGACTGCGGTGGCAGGTGTTTCTCTTTTAGTTGGTGGTATTGGGATAATGAACATAATGCTGGTATCTGTAACCGAACGAACTCGCGAAATAGGAATCCGTATGGCGATAGGTGCAAAAAGAACAGATATCAGATTGCAATTTCTCGTCGAAGCACTGACTCTTTCCCTTTTAGGAGGTGTTTCAGGAATTATTCTTGGCATTGCTGGCGCACAAGCTCTTTCAAAAATATTAGGGTGGACTGTTGATATTTCGATTCTTTCTATAGTCCTTTCTTTTGGGTTTTCCGGATGCGTAGGTATATTTTTTGGCTTTTATCCGGCATATAAAGCTTCCTTACTTAACCCTATAGAAGCGCTGAGATATGAATAA
- a CDS encoding homoserine dehydrogenase, giving the protein MKVWGLCFIGFGNVGQGLARILVREEENLFSHFGFRFKTIAVVTKSKGSRVDPNGLSLSKLLDEINHDQTLGPCTITPEETVCLPEVDIVIDVTPTNLKSGEPGLSVTKKALQRGRHVVTSNKGPASLALKDLLKIASEHKSKYRFEGTVLSGTPAINLARESMAGCHITEVQGIVNGTTNYILTRMEEGLEYDDALKEAQALGYAEANPEGDVDGWDAAVKVQIIASVFMGKYISLKDISRVGISGLKRKDIEKALSQNERIKLVAKIVQNSGQIFASVAPVSLPFSHPLSGVNGATNAITLTTDNLKDVTIIGPGAGREETGQALLSDIISIVTH; this is encoded by the coding sequence ATGAAGGTTTGGGGACTATGTTTTATTGGCTTTGGCAATGTAGGTCAAGGACTTGCACGTATTTTAGTACGAGAAGAAGAAAACCTTTTTAGCCACTTTGGATTCCGTTTCAAGACAATAGCCGTAGTTACAAAAAGTAAGGGAAGCCGTGTTGATCCTAATGGGTTGTCACTATCCAAACTTCTTGATGAAATAAACCATGATCAAACTCTCGGACCTTGTACTATTACCCCTGAAGAAACCGTTTGTCTACCTGAAGTAGATATTGTAATAGACGTAACTCCAACTAATTTAAAAAGCGGTGAACCAGGGCTGTCTGTTACAAAAAAAGCGTTACAAAGAGGACGTCACGTTGTTACAAGTAATAAAGGTCCGGCATCTTTAGCTTTGAAAGACCTTTTAAAAATTGCTTCTGAACATAAAAGCAAGTATCGTTTTGAAGGAACAGTTTTAAGTGGCACACCAGCAATCAATTTAGCGAGAGAATCCATGGCTGGATGCCATATTACTGAGGTGCAAGGTATCGTTAACGGAACAACAAACTACATTCTTACACGCATGGAAGAAGGGCTGGAATATGACGATGCCCTTAAAGAAGCTCAAGCTCTCGGATATGCAGAAGCAAATCCTGAAGGTGATGTTGATGGCTGGGATGCTGCCGTAAAAGTTCAAATTATTGCGAGTGTCTTCATGGGAAAATATATCTCCCTAAAAGATATATCCCGAGTGGGGATTTCTGGCTTGAAACGAAAAGATATAGAAAAAGCTCTTTCCCAAAACGAACGTATAAAGCTTGTAGCGAAAATAGTACAAAATTCGGGGCAGATTTTTGCCTCCGTCGCTCCTGTCTCCCTTCCCTTTTCCCATCCTCTATCGGGAGTTAATGGTGCAACAAACGCAATAACACTGACAACTGATAATCTTAAGGATGTAACAATAATAGGGCCTGGGGCGGGGAGAGAAGAGACAGGACAAGCTCTTCTTTCTGACATTATTTCGATTGTTACTCACTAA
- a CDS encoding TolC family protein, with the protein MKRYFCLILTAFLCVYNPSVSLGGSISSFPSSLDLEQCLSIAKTHHPDIKKALAEINVADSQVEQVLSQERPGLDFSSSYSRQDASGTQRDHAYSSNLNLSQLISDSGKTALKKKVAQIGREGSEQKARTTEEQVVYDVKNAYFDALEAQKKLDVAEETLRLYTLLREQAQAFYDVGSVSKYDVTTAEVEESKAELEVAKAQTVIKTAITTLNNAMGLSNAPTYTLEDIEEEASLALSLNDVQTMALKRRPDLLASDSSLLAAQKNLKLTAKENSPEIKASGKYSFGGERFSGEEDWSVGVSLQFPILDGGLEAAKIEQAKSEIVISEAENEAIRLEIYKEVEQAYLEFTDSHHVLAVALQTVKQAEENLDIAQNRYKVGVGSPIEVADATEKYKEAKLGYWSALYSHRRALAALEKAVGGSWE; encoded by the coding sequence GTGAAAAGGTATTTTTGCTTGATCTTAACGGCGTTTTTATGTGTATATAATCCTTCCGTTTCGCTTGGAGGGAGTATCTCTTCTTTTCCCTCATCTCTAGACCTTGAACAATGTCTTTCTATAGCTAAAACTCACCATCCTGATATTAAAAAAGCCCTTGCAGAGATTAACGTTGCTGATAGTCAGGTTGAACAGGTTCTTTCACAAGAAAGGCCAGGTCTTGATTTCTCCAGTAGCTATAGTCGGCAAGATGCTTCAGGAACTCAGAGAGATCATGCTTATTCCTCAAATTTAAATCTTTCACAATTAATATCTGATTCTGGAAAGACCGCGTTGAAGAAAAAGGTTGCACAAATAGGTCGGGAGGGCAGTGAGCAGAAAGCCAGAACGACGGAAGAACAAGTTGTATATGACGTGAAAAATGCATACTTTGATGCTTTGGAAGCTCAGAAAAAGTTGGATGTAGCAGAAGAGACTTTGAGGCTATATACCTTGCTGCGTGAACAAGCGCAAGCTTTTTATGATGTAGGATCTGTATCAAAATATGATGTAACGACTGCTGAGGTTGAGGAAAGTAAAGCTGAACTTGAAGTTGCTAAAGCTCAGACGGTAATTAAAACTGCAATAACAACTCTTAACAATGCTATGGGACTTTCAAATGCTCCTACTTATACTCTTGAGGATATAGAAGAAGAGGCTTCACTTGCTCTCTCTCTTAATGATGTTCAGACTATGGCTTTGAAAAGACGGCCAGACCTTTTGGCGAGTGACAGTAGTCTTCTCGCTGCGCAGAAAAATCTGAAGTTAACGGCAAAAGAAAATTCCCCAGAGATAAAAGCGTCAGGTAAATATTCGTTTGGTGGTGAACGTTTTAGTGGGGAAGAGGATTGGTCTGTTGGAGTTTCTCTTCAGTTTCCAATTTTGGATGGTGGTCTTGAAGCGGCTAAAATAGAGCAAGCAAAATCGGAAATAGTTATAAGTGAAGCAGAAAATGAGGCTATTCGCTTAGAAATTTATAAGGAAGTAGAACAAGCTTACTTGGAATTTACAGATTCGCACCATGTTTTGGCAGTAGCTCTACAAACTGTAAAACAGGCTGAGGAAAATCTAGACATAGCACAAAATAGGTATAAAGTCGGAGTAGGTTCACCTATTGAGGTAGCAGATGCTACTGAAAAATATAAAGAAGCGAAGTTAGGGTATTGGTCTGCTCTCTATTCTCATCGTAGAGCGTTGGCGGCTCTTGAAAAAGCTGTAGGAGGAAGTTGGGAATGA
- a CDS encoding GyrI-like domain-containing protein — protein sequence MSGSSNYVYRIEKTIAYIEQHLSEELKLQDISQIACFSPYHFHRIFTSIVGETPYEYITRLRLEKAANMLTKMNNLSITQIAFSCGFSSPATFARAFKKYYGVSGSKYRDSGGEVQGKQHAFTFDAEAIEKKIHLQVSIENLPGYTVAYVANLKGYSLSSICKAWNKLMSWGRERCLLDSTTMIGVSFDDPTITQEEKCRYHACVVVPDNVAISESDRGVGKEYIPSGEYAVGRAVCHAEEIRLAYRYLYGKWFPENGYQPADTFSYELYRALPSEENGYTYTIEVCIPLKPI from the coding sequence ATGTCTGGTTCTTCCAATTACGTATATCGAATAGAGAAAACAATTGCATATATTGAGCAACATCTTTCCGAAGAACTGAAGTTGCAGGATATTTCTCAAATAGCGTGTTTTTCTCCATATCATTTTCACAGAATTTTTACGTCTATTGTGGGAGAAACTCCCTATGAATATATAACTCGTTTACGACTAGAAAAAGCTGCAAATATGCTTACAAAGATGAATAATTTATCTATAACCCAAATTGCTTTCTCATGTGGTTTTTCGTCGCCTGCAACTTTTGCAAGAGCATTTAAAAAATATTATGGTGTTTCCGGATCGAAATATAGAGATTCTGGTGGAGAAGTACAAGGGAAACAGCATGCTTTTACCTTTGATGCGGAAGCTATAGAGAAAAAGATACACCTTCAAGTTAGTATAGAGAATCTTCCCGGATACACTGTCGCCTATGTTGCTAATTTGAAAGGATATTCCCTCTCTTCCATTTGTAAGGCATGGAATAAATTGATGTCTTGGGGAAGGGAACGTTGTTTGCTAGACAGTACAACTATGATCGGTGTATCTTTTGATGATCCTACAATTACGCAAGAAGAAAAATGTCGCTACCATGCATGTGTTGTTGTTCCTGATAATGTAGCTATTAGTGAGAGCGATAGGGGAGTAGGAAAAGAGTATATTCCTTCTGGCGAATATGCTGTTGGTCGTGCAGTTTGCCATGCAGAAGAGATACGTCTTGCTTATAGATATCTTTACGGAAAGTGGTTTCCAGAAAATGGGTATCAGCCAGCAGATACTTTTTCGTATGAACTTTATCGGGCTCTTCCGAGTGAAGAAAATGGTTATACTTATACCATAGAGGTATGTATTCCACTTAAACCTATTTAA
- a CDS encoding M20 family metallopeptidase, giving the protein MQLFDEQQFLKDLENLVNIDSGTAYVSGVERVATFFKNEFEKLGWNVRAHNFDPSVGPCLEISNTTSSNYDVMLLGHMDTVFPEGTASERPFKIEDGKAFGPGVVDMKSGCLFALYAAKVFQKCDKVPSICVAFNSHEEVGSKFARKWIEDTAAKSKNVIVLEPARANGNLVNQRKGIGRYTVDILGKAAHAGVEPEKGISATQELAHWILEIHKLSDPKKGTNLNAGCVTGGTAANVVPEKAQVVFDMRVKSAEEATKVAEKFEYLQRNPFSDGIKIEVTGGMTRPPMNPSLLTLELCQKVEEIAATLDISFQWQSTGGGSDGNFTAAMGIPTIDGMGPVGGRTHSVDEYMDVKSLNDRFTLLIQLLKDLA; this is encoded by the coding sequence ATGCAACTTTTCGATGAACAACAGTTCCTTAAAGATCTGGAAAATCTGGTCAATATAGATAGCGGAACCGCTTATGTTTCTGGTGTCGAGCGCGTCGCAACCTTTTTTAAAAACGAGTTTGAAAAGTTGGGATGGAATGTACGCGCCCATAACTTTGATCCGTCAGTCGGTCCATGCCTTGAAATAAGCAATACAACATCTTCTAACTACGATGTTATGCTTTTAGGACATATGGATACGGTATTTCCAGAAGGAACTGCAAGTGAACGTCCTTTCAAAATAGAAGACGGCAAAGCTTTTGGACCTGGAGTCGTTGACATGAAATCTGGGTGTCTTTTTGCCCTGTATGCAGCAAAAGTATTTCAAAAATGTGATAAGGTCCCTTCTATTTGTGTCGCTTTCAATAGTCACGAAGAAGTTGGTTCTAAATTTGCCCGCAAGTGGATTGAGGACACCGCCGCAAAAAGCAAAAATGTTATCGTTCTTGAACCGGCGAGGGCTAATGGTAATTTAGTTAATCAGCGAAAGGGAATTGGTCGTTATACTGTTGATATCCTTGGTAAAGCCGCCCATGCAGGAGTTGAACCGGAAAAAGGTATTAGCGCCACTCAGGAATTAGCCCACTGGATTTTAGAAATACATAAACTTTCAGATCCTAAAAAAGGAACAAATCTTAACGCTGGTTGCGTCACTGGAGGTACCGCTGCTAATGTTGTACCGGAAAAGGCACAGGTCGTATTCGATATGCGAGTAAAATCCGCTGAAGAAGCAACTAAAGTCGCAGAAAAATTTGAGTACCTTCAAAGAAACCCCTTCTCCGACGGAATAAAGATCGAAGTTACGGGAGGCATGACAAGACCTCCTATGAACCCAAGTCTTTTGACTCTTGAGCTATGTCAGAAAGTAGAAGAAATAGCAGCTACTCTTGACATCTCATTCCAGTGGCAATCCACAGGCGGGGGCTCAGACGGTAACTTCACAGCAGCTATGGGGATTCCAACTATAGATGGAATGGGCCCCGTCGGAGGCAGAACTCATAGCGTAGATGAATACATGGACGTAAAAAGTCTTAATGACAGATTTACACTCTTGATTCAACTTCTAAAAGATTTAGCATAG
- a CDS encoding ABC transporter ATP-binding protein produces MCLVRVDNISKKYVLGEVEVTALKEVSFSVEKGEFLSIMGASGSGKSTLMNILGCLDVPSQGHYYLNGEDVATLDENQLADIRKYTIGFVFQGFNLLARMSALENVELPMLYNGIPTKERHERAHHALSIVGLEDRADHQPQQLSGGQQQRVAIARALANDAPLILADEPTGNLDSKTGIDVMNLFVRLNRESGKTIIQVTHERDMAQFGSRIITLKDGILIKDERVESLC; encoded by the coding sequence TTGTGCCTGGTCCGCGTCGATAATATTAGTAAGAAGTATGTTTTAGGAGAAGTAGAAGTAACAGCACTTAAAGAGGTATCTTTTTCTGTAGAGAAAGGGGAATTCCTTTCCATTATGGGAGCCTCTGGGTCTGGAAAGTCAACACTCATGAACATTCTCGGATGTCTCGATGTTCCTTCTCAAGGTCATTATTATCTTAATGGAGAGGACGTAGCAACACTTGATGAGAACCAATTGGCAGATATACGCAAGTACACTATAGGTTTTGTTTTTCAAGGGTTTAATTTACTTGCTCGAATGTCTGCTCTTGAAAATGTGGAGCTTCCTATGCTCTATAACGGGATTCCTACAAAAGAACGTCATGAACGTGCTCATCATGCTCTCAGCATAGTTGGTCTGGAAGACAGGGCAGATCATCAACCACAGCAGCTTTCTGGTGGACAACAACAAAGAGTAGCTATAGCAAGAGCCTTGGCAAATGATGCTCCTCTTATACTTGCAGACGAGCCAACAGGAAATCTCGATAGTAAAACGGGAATAGATGTTATGAATCTTTTTGTTCGTCTCAATAGAGAGTCAGGAAAAACTATTATCCAAGTAACCCACGAGCGCGATATGGCCCAATTTGGTTCAAGAATAATTACTCTCAAAGATGGAATCCTTATAAAAGACGAAAGAGTGGAATCGTTATGTTAA
- a CDS encoding C45 family peptidase, with translation MQPRVRRTEFRHVILEGSHYEIGRQKADLIRHNKELVRCMSSGRLKMTEEEFKESHKLIECSCPGLNEEIMGMADELHISPRDVTFYNASYLKRCHCSQLYVSPSQTLNNHVLVGRNYDFTDKCDDLMLCTVKSAGCYAFIGFSVMLFGYQEGINEHGLTITMTAGGIPVGAGVPPRPPLQTGVQFWVLIRTLLERCATVEEAIELSQDISLCGNTIFLIADEEGNAAIIEYYGAQKHVTHVVKDDASPFLGLFSTNHYISSEMAKCDDKIMENSLVRFNIIKNFFERRKEGIGYSDIENLLSTPYPEGLCLHFYDEYLGTLRSVIYDATEKGLFVSFGSPVKNPRYHINFNSLPRLYEVSIPLEKADSDFWKFI, from the coding sequence GTGCAACCAAGAGTAAGGCGCACAGAATTTAGGCATGTTATTTTAGAAGGATCCCATTATGAAATAGGCCGGCAAAAAGCAGATTTAATACGACATAACAAGGAATTAGTACGTTGCATGTCTTCAGGTCGTCTTAAGATGACGGAAGAAGAATTTAAAGAATCACACAAACTAATAGAATGTAGTTGTCCAGGGTTGAATGAGGAAATTATGGGAATGGCAGATGAACTTCATATATCTCCTCGTGATGTAACATTCTATAATGCCTCATATTTAAAAAGATGTCATTGTAGTCAGCTATATGTTTCCCCCTCTCAGACTTTAAATAATCACGTTCTTGTCGGTCGCAACTATGATTTTACAGATAAATGTGATGATTTGATGCTTTGCACCGTAAAATCAGCTGGTTGCTACGCTTTTATAGGTTTCTCTGTAATGTTATTCGGTTATCAAGAAGGCATAAATGAGCATGGTCTTACTATTACTATGACAGCTGGAGGTATTCCTGTTGGAGCAGGTGTTCCTCCTCGCCCGCCACTTCAAACAGGGGTTCAATTTTGGGTTCTTATACGAACATTACTTGAACGATGTGCAACAGTGGAAGAGGCAATTGAGCTTTCTCAGGATATTTCTCTTTGTGGGAATACTATTTTTTTAATTGCCGACGAAGAAGGAAATGCTGCAATAATTGAATATTATGGAGCTCAAAAACATGTTACACACGTTGTTAAAGATGATGCATCTCCATTTCTCGGGTTGTTCTCGACAAATCACTATATTTCGTCTGAAATGGCAAAGTGCGATGATAAAATTATGGAGAATTCTTTGGTACGATTTAATATCATAAAGAATTTCTTCGAGAGAAGAAAAGAAGGAATAGGGTACTCGGATATCGAGAACTTATTATCCACACCTTATCCAGAGGGACTTTGCCTTCATTTCTATGACGAGTACCTAGGAACATTGAGATCTGTGATTTATGATGCAACGGAAAAGGGATTATTCGTTTCTTTTGGTTCCCCTGTAAAAAACCCAAGATATCATATTAATTTTAATTCTTTGCCGCGACTATATGAGGTCTCCATCCCTCTTGAAAAAGCAGATTCAGACTTTTGGAAGTTTATATAA
- a CDS encoding efflux RND transporter periplasmic adaptor subunit — protein sequence MKKWLSLFVLIVLISGAFFFFRKDSSKATTVETVPIIRGNLLKTVSATGSLQAVNTVNVGSQVSGTIKAIYVDFNTIVKKGELIAEIDPALLEAAVETAKADVLAAQANIAKAEATVKNARKTRDRNKELFTRNLIAESELDTAQTELDTALASLNAAYASLAQSRANLKNKEINLGHTKINSPINGVIIDKAVEVGQTVNASQSAPTLFTIAEDLTQMKVEADIDEADIGYIKAGQNVEFTVDAYSDLSFEGKIKEIRLAPNTDGNIVTYTVIVMVENPLLKLMPGMTANVSVIVEKKMGVLKVSNAALRFKPSSDVLASNGKNGNGTSQRTLWVYERDIFKPLNVTIGISDGLYTEISGEVQEGMNVVTSVMAGKSNGGGSPFVPGPRR from the coding sequence ATGAAAAAATGGTTATCTCTTTTTGTATTAATTGTATTGATTTCAGGGGCTTTTTTCTTCTTTAGAAAAGATTCTTCTAAAGCAACTACAGTAGAAACTGTTCCCATAATTCGCGGCAATCTTTTAAAGACGGTATCTGCTACAGGAAGCCTTCAGGCAGTAAATACTGTCAATGTAGGAAGCCAAGTTTCTGGAACCATCAAAGCGATTTATGTAGATTTCAATACTATCGTTAAAAAAGGAGAACTCATAGCTGAAATAGATCCGGCTCTCCTTGAGGCTGCTGTGGAAACTGCGAAGGCTGATGTCCTTGCAGCTCAGGCAAATATTGCAAAGGCTGAAGCTACTGTGAAAAATGCACGAAAGACAAGAGATAGAAACAAAGAATTATTTACGCGAAATCTTATAGCCGAAAGTGAACTTGATACGGCACAAACAGAGTTAGATACTGCTCTTGCCTCGTTAAATGCCGCATACGCAAGTTTAGCTCAGTCTCGAGCAAATTTAAAAAATAAAGAGATTAACTTAGGGCATACAAAAATAAATTCACCTATTAATGGCGTTATCATCGACAAGGCTGTAGAAGTTGGTCAAACTGTCAATGCAAGCCAATCTGCTCCTACACTCTTTACGATTGCGGAAGACTTGACACAAATGAAGGTAGAGGCAGACATAGATGAAGCAGACATTGGCTATATAAAAGCTGGCCAAAACGTTGAATTTACAGTTGATGCGTATTCAGATCTTTCTTTTGAAGGAAAAATAAAGGAAATCAGGCTTGCTCCAAATACTGATGGAAACATCGTGACATATACTGTTATCGTAATGGTAGAAAATCCTCTACTGAAGCTTATGCCAGGAATGACAGCTAATGTTTCTGTTATTGTTGAAAAGAAAATGGGTGTTTTGAAGGTTTCAAATGCGGCGCTCCGATTTAAACCGAGTTCTGATGTTCTTGCCTCAAATGGAAAAAATGGAAATGGAACGTCTCAAAGGACACTCTGGGTTTATGAGAGAGATATTTTTAAACCACTTAATGTAACAATTGGTATCTCTGACGGGTTATACACTGAAATTTCAGGAGAGGTTCAAGAAGGGATGAATGTTGTTACGAGTGTAATGGCTGGAAAGAGTAACGGAGGAGGGTCTCCCTTTGTGCCTGGTCCGCGTCGATAA